GAGGAATCGCGGAACCAGCTCTCGAAGTCGTGGTCCCGCTCGCAGCGCAGGCGGTAGAGGATCATGCCGCGTCCCCAGACACGTCCCCCGCGGCGTCCTCGGCCGCGACGACATGCAGCCGCCCCGTCTCCGTCGGCGTCACCAGCTCGAAGCGCCGGCCATGCTGCAGCGAGGGAATACGCGCGCGCACCGCCGCGACCTTGGCCGGGTCGATCTCGGCGATGATGTAGCCCGGCTCCGCGCCGGCCTCGGCCAGCACCGTACCCCAGGGGTCGATGATGAGGCTGTGGCCGAAGGTCTTGCGGCCATTCTCATGCGTGCCGCCCTGCGCCGAGGCGAGCACGAAGCAGCCGGTCTCGATGGCGCGGGCGCGCAGCAGCACATGCCAATGCGCCTCGCCGGTGATCTGGGTGAAGGCGGCGGGCGCCGCGATCATGCCGGCACCGGCCTCGGCCAGCGCGCGGAACAGCGCCGGGAAGCGCAGATCGTAGCAGATGGTGAAGCCGAGCCGGATCTCCGGCAGGTCCGCCACCACGGCGAGCTCGCCCGGCCGGTAGGCGGCCGATTCGCGGTAGACGTCGCCATTGGGCAGATCGACGTCGAACATGTGGATCTTGTCGTAGCGCGCGGCGATCGCACCATCCGGCCCGATGAGGAAGGAGCGGTTGGCGGCGCGGTGCTCGCTCGCGCGGATCGCCAGCGAGCCGATATGCAGGTGAACCTTCAGCTCCGCCGCCAGCGCGCGGAAGGCCGCGAGCGCGGTATCGGTCTCCTCCGGGTGCAGGCCGGCGAACAGCGTCTCGCGATTCTCCTCCATCGTGCCGGTCATTTCCGGCGTCTGGATATAGGTCGCGCCCTCCCCCGCCGCCGCGCGGATCAGCGCGGAGGCCGCCTCCACATTGGCGGCGATGCTCTTGCCCGTGCGCATCTGCACCAGCGCGGCCTTGAACGGGGCGCCGAGATGCAGCGGGCGGGGGGCGGAGGCCGGGGATAGGTCAGTCATGTCAGCACCTGAACAGGAGGATCAGCGCGCCGCGAGCAGCGCGTCGAGTTCGCCGGCTTCTTCCAGCGCGTAGAGGTCGTCGCACCCGCCGACATGGCGGCCGTCAATGAAGATCTGCGGCACGCTGGTGCGCCCGTTCGCCCGCGCCGACATGGCCGAGCGCGCCTGCGCGTCGCCGGTCACGTTGATCTCGGAATAGGCGGCACCCTTGCGCTGCAGGAGATCCTTCGCGGCGTGGCAATAGGGGCAGGTATAGGTGGTGTAGATCTCGATCTGCGACATGGGAGCCTCCCGGCGACCGGCCCGAAGCGGGTGATTTTCCTATGATATGGGCGCGGGCACGCCGTCAACAACCCGGGCAAACACCAGCACATCGACACGGGCGGCGCCCGCCCGCAGCAGGGCCTTGGCGCAGGCATCGAGCGTCGCGCCGGTGGTGAGCACGTCATCCACCAGAATGAGCGCCCGGCCCGTCACCTCGCCACGTGCCGCTTCCGGCACGCGGAAGGCGCCGGCGACATTGCGCAGGCGCGCCGCCCGGTCGAGACCGACTTGCGGCGTGGTGCGGCGCGCCCTCTCCAGCAGCTCATGGCGCACCGGCACGCCCGAGACCTTCGCCACCCCCTGCGCCAACGCCGCCGACTGGTTGAAGCGCCGGCGGAAGAGGCGCAGCCCATGGAGCGGGACGGGCACAAGCGCCTGCGCGCCCTCCAGCAGCTCCGCCCCCGCCCGGCCCATCATCGCACCCAGCGGAGCGGCGAGGTCCAGCCGGTCGGCATATTTCAGGCCATGGATCAGATCGCGCGCCACATCGCCATAGGCGGCGACGGCGCGGGCGCGGCCATAGGCCGGCGGATCGGACAGCGCCAGCGCCGAGAGCGGCGCCCGCCGCGCGCCGTCGAAACCGGCGTCAGTGGCATAGGCCAGCGGAATGCCCAGCCGGTCGCAGAGCGGGGCGGTGATGAAGTCCATCCGGCTCCAGCAAGCCGCGCACAGGCAGCCCGGGGCATCCACCGCGCCCCGGCAGGCCATGCAGACCGGCGGCAGCGCCACGTCGATGAGCCGCCGCCCGAGCGCGCGGGCAAGCCCCCCGCCGCGCCGCGCGAGGCGGGCGAACGAAGCCGGCGTGCCTTCGGGCACCAGATCGTGCGCGGGCGGGTTGTCCATGGGCGGGCAGCCTACCATGTGCAGGCCCTGGGTAGCAGAGCGTTGACGCAGCCATGGCTGTACCGCTTTGACCCGGCGCCGGCCGGGCTCTATGGCTGGCCGCGAGGAGCACGTCCATGTCCGGTCCCATCGCCGTCTTCGATCCGTCCACGCTCGCCGCCCGCCGCCGCCGGGCGCTCGCCCTCGGGCCGGAAACCTTCCTGCTCGACCGGGTGACGGAGGATCTGGTGGACCGGCTCGGCGCGGTAAAGCGCCACTTCGCGGTCGCCGCCGATCTCGGCACGCCCGGCCCGGCTCTGGCGCGCCAGCTCGCCGGCTCCGGCATGGTCGGCCGGCTGCACAGTTTCGGCCCGGCCGAGCGCGTGGATGTCGACGCGGTGATCGACCCGGAAATGCTGCCCTTCGCCCCGGCCTCGCTCGATCTCGTGGTCTCCGCCCTCGCCCTGCAGACGGTGAACGATCTGCCCGGTGTGCTCGCGCAGATCCGCCGGGCGCTGCGCCCGGACGGGCTGCTGCTCGCCTGCCTGTTCGGCGCGGGCACGCTGATGGAGCTGCGCGAGGCCTTCGCCATCGCCGAGAGCGACACGCTGGGCGGCATCTCGCCGCGCGTCGCCCCCTTCGCCGATCTGCGCGACATTGGCGGCCTGATCCAGCGCGCGGGCCTCGCCCTGCCGGTGACCGATGTCGACCGGGTGGTGGTGCGCTATGGCAACCCGCTGGCGCTGCTCTACGATCTGCGCCGCATGGGCGCCGCCAACCCGCTGACCGATCGTCGCCGCACCCCGCTCACCCGCAAGACGCTGACGCGGCTGTTCGAGGTCTATGCCGAACGATTCGCGGACCCCGACGGTCGGCTACGCGCCACCTTCGAGATTGCCTGGGTGTCCGGCTGGGCCCCGCATGAGAGCCAGCAGAAACCATTGCGCCCCGGCTCCGCCAAGATGCGGCTCGCCGAGGCGCTGAAAGTACCCGAAGGCAAGCTGCCGGGCGCGCAATAGGCGCCCGCCCCTCACATCCGCGTCGGCGGATCGCCGATGGGCGGCAGGTCCGGGGCGATTTCCGGCGGGGTATCGCCGGGGGCGATCTCCGGCACGTCGGGGCCGGGCGGAGGAATATCCGGCCCGGTGTCGGGCATGTCGGGCGCTTCCACCGGCGTCGGCGGACGCTCCGGGCTGCCGGGCGGC
Above is a window of Ancylobacter sp. WKF20 DNA encoding:
- a CDS encoding carbon-nitrogen hydrolase family protein, which gives rise to MTDLSPASAPRPLHLGAPFKAALVQMRTGKSIAANVEAASALIRAAAGEGATYIQTPEMTGTMEENRETLFAGLHPEETDTALAAFRALAAELKVHLHIGSLAIRASEHRAANRSFLIGPDGAIAARYDKIHMFDVDLPNGDVYRESAAYRPGELAVVADLPEIRLGFTICYDLRFPALFRALAEAGAGMIAAPAAFTQITGEAHWHVLLRARAIETGCFVLASAQGGTHENGRKTFGHSLIIDPWGTVLAEAGAEPGYIIAEIDPAKVAAVRARIPSLQHGRRFELVTPTETGRLHVVAAEDAAGDVSGDAA
- the grxC gene encoding glutaredoxin 3, whose product is MSQIEIYTTYTCPYCHAAKDLLQRKGAAYSEINVTGDAQARSAMSARANGRTSVPQIFIDGRHVGGCDDLYALEEAGELDALLAAR
- a CDS encoding ComF family protein, whose amino-acid sequence is MDNPPAHDLVPEGTPASFARLARRGGGLARALGRRLIDVALPPVCMACRGAVDAPGCLCAACWSRMDFITAPLCDRLGIPLAYATDAGFDGARRAPLSALALSDPPAYGRARAVAAYGDVARDLIHGLKYADRLDLAAPLGAMMGRAGAELLEGAQALVPVPLHGLRLFRRRFNQSAALAQGVAKVSGVPVRHELLERARRTTPQVGLDRAARLRNVAGAFRVPEAARGEVTGRALILVDDVLTTGATLDACAKALLRAGAARVDVLVFARVVDGVPAPIS
- a CDS encoding methyltransferase domain-containing protein; its protein translation is MSGPIAVFDPSTLAARRRRALALGPETFLLDRVTEDLVDRLGAVKRHFAVAADLGTPGPALARQLAGSGMVGRLHSFGPAERVDVDAVIDPEMLPFAPASLDLVVSALALQTVNDLPGVLAQIRRALRPDGLLLACLFGAGTLMELREAFAIAESDTLGGISPRVAPFADLRDIGGLIQRAGLALPVTDVDRVVVRYGNPLALLYDLRRMGAANPLTDRRRTPLTRKTLTRLFEVYAERFADPDGRLRATFEIAWVSGWAPHESQQKPLRPGSAKMRLAEALKVPEGKLPGAQ